One Dromiciops gliroides isolate mDroGli1 chromosome 3, mDroGli1.pri, whole genome shotgun sequence DNA segment encodes these proteins:
- the C3H2orf49 gene encoding ashwin, with product MAGDAGGRGCPGSEMLLHPELLSQEFLLLTLEQKNIVVEEEIKINKDDLTDLYVQHAIPLPQRELPKSRWGKMMEKKRGQNELKNEHKRDLSMEGLRKRPLIVFDGNSTSTSIKVRKTENGANDRLKPPPSVGITNNTFRKLPNSNASSLTLPSTLPTDIKVETNSDTKQNHVLMTSRSSLANVKSPPLSPVGGTTVVKLKRTAPKEETESVSELKPTEAKRKIQHVTWP from the exons ATGGCCGGAGATGCGGGAGGTCGCGGTTGCCCAGGCTCGGAGATGCTCCTGCACCCGGAGCTGCTGTCCCAGGAGTTCCTGCTGCTCACGCTGGAGCAG AAGAACATAGttgttgaagaggaaataaagatcAACAAAGATGACCTTACAGATCTCTATGTTCAACATGCCATACCATTGCCTCAAAGGGAATTACCAAAAAGTAGATGGGGgaaaatgatggaaaagaaaagagggcaaaatgaattgaaaaatgaGCATAAAAG GGATTTGAGTATGGAAGGTTTACGGAAAAGACCCCTCATTGTCTTTGATGGAAATTCAACAAGTACAAGCATAAAAGTGAGAAAGACTGAAAATGGAGCTAATGATCGTCTGAAGCCTCCTCCATCTGTAGGCATTACTAACAATACCTTTAGGAAGTTACCAAATTCAAATGCTTCCTCCCTTACTCTGCCTTCCACCTTGCCTACAGACATTAAAGTGGAAACCAATAGTGACACTAAACAGAACCATGTGCTAATGACTAGTAGGAGTTCATTGGCCAATGTAAAATCACCACCTTTGTCTCCTGTTGGGGGAACTACTGTTGTGAAATTAAAGAGAACTGCTccgaaagaagaaacagaatcagTG AGTGAATTAAAGCCCACAGAAgcaaagaggaagatccagcatGTTACATGGCCATGA